The region CAGTGGATGCCCTGTCCCAGTTGTGGGCAGCCCACCTACCGCCACTTGCCCTATTGCCGCCACTGTGGTGCCTTGATACCCCCCAAGAGTTAGTCGTCCCTGCAACGGTGGAGCCAGTCGGCACACTGCCGCTATAACCCCTGCAGTATCATATTGGGTCAGCCCTCAGCAGCAAAGGCCTCGGCTTCAATGGGAATCTCTTCAGGGTCATGGCCACTCTTGCGGTAGAGAACCGCCACGATACCGGCGCTGACGCGGATGCCCACGGGCACGCGGGAAGCCAACTCCCCTTGGGCGGCACATCAGGTCTGCACAACATGTCAGTTCTTGGGGCGCAGCGTTTCGCGAAAAATCCGCCAATGGGCAAGGCCATAGGGACGCATCACTGAGCGATCGCGACTCAAACTATAGGAGCCATAGTTATCCTCTTGGCGCTGAGGAATATCGATGGTTGTGCCAGTCTGCAAAATTGTACGCAGCAACTCATAGGCTTCCCGCTCAGCACTGTTTTGTAGCCGAAAAGGGGCAAGATCGCGGTACGGATAATCAACGAGATCAAACAGAGGCTGAATATCCTCGCCAGAACCAGCCATGGGGATCAAATCCCGCTGTGACAGACTGACGGATGGCGAAATCAAAAGGGCGATCGCCAGGGTCAATGTAGATAAAGCAGTGCGACGCGAAAGCTAGCCAGATGATTGTCCCACTAGCCCAACAAGCTAGAACGGGACCGGTTGTTCCCCCAACCGTAGCCTAAGGAGGCATGCGTGACTGGTAACGGTCAGGTATGAAGCCCTCCCGACAATGAAGCCCGAACCGGAAGGTTGGAGCCGAATCCGTGAGGAGGAAGCAACTTCACCAGCGTCAGGTGATAGGGAGCTAGGCTTGAGGGTATGGTGAACGCAAGTGAAGTGACGCTAGAAGCCTCGTTACTCCAAGCAGGCCAAAGATGCTGATAGGCCTGAGCCAAAATGGCAAAGCGGATTGGATTCACTGCTTGCTTTTCAGTGAACGGGGACAGCAACTCCGCCGGGGTATAGTCACCACCTAACCCCTCGTGTCATCTGGTTGGAACGCGGTAAGCCCGTATCTTCGCCTTGAACATTCAAGGCAGGCAAACCGTAAGGAATGCTGATGGGGGTGCGGGTAGAGGAGGTGGGAAAAAGCGAATGCTAGCCTGTAATGGGCTAGATAGGGATTGAGAATGCTGGCAGGACATTCAACATCATCCCACTCGAAAGAGGGCAGACTTCCCGCCGGTCCCCCCTTACGAGAAAGTCTATAGAACCTTCCTAATGGTGACAATGCAAATGGCGGTGATCTTGAGTCACTGGTGCGGTCACCAACCTGCTCAAAAGGTAGAGAGGCTGTAGATGAGTATCGTAAAGGTTGCATGCACAACCGGTTCCTCTTAAATGAGGGGTCCTGGGGGGCTCGAGCCGGATGCGGGGAAACTTGCACGTCCGGTTCCTAGGGGGCTAGGGGGCAGCGATGCCCCCCTGCTACCCGACACCCGAAACCAGGTTCGAATTTGTTTTTTTTAACACAACGATCAGACCCCTACCTTGGGGCAATGCTGCTTCTAAACGAGCAATTTCGATAGCAGTCTAAACGTGTTCTCTATCGCGATTTCGCAGCGATCCCCACCCCTTTTCAAAAGGATGGGATCACAGTCAGAAAACCCCCAAAGCAGCTCCTTGGGAACATGAAGCACCACCGCTGCCCCAGTAGTTTAGAAAAGGTGTGTATAATGAATTTAGAAAAAGCAATAAATAACATTATTTGATAAACTTTTGTAAAGCCTGTTATTTTGAATGTCTTAGGCAATGCTTCACCAATGATTGAGAAACTCCTTGTTTTGTCCGCTGTTGATGACTGCCCTTCAGAATCCCTATCGCCCCTTGAAGTAGTCACAGAAGAGTCTGTGCCAAAATATCCTCAAAAAAAATGCTTATCCCCACTTACCAACCTATTAGTGATCGAAAACATCCCCCAATCGGGTGAAATTTTATATCCACATCTTGCAGAGATTGATTACATTCGCTATCAAGTTCACACCTGTCTGTATTCCCATTTAACCCCCGGTGTCGTTGCTCAGGCTAAACCCAATCTCCTTGTCCTCATTGCCCAGGGGGATGACGTTCTTAAAGCAGTGCAAACCCTCCAGCAACGCTATCCACACTTGCCCCTAATTGTGATTGATCCTAGCGATCGCCCTGATCTAGCTACCCAAGTCCTCCACAGTGGCGCTCAGGATTATTTAACTATTGAAGAACTCACTCCTAACCTGCTGGCGCGCAGCATTCGTCATGCCATCGATCGCCATCAGGTGGAGCAGCAACTGCTGCGGCAAGCCCAATACGATCGGCTACTGGTGCAAATTACTCAGCACATTCACCAATCCCTTGAGCTTTCGACGATTCTCGAAACCACGGTCAAGGATGTGCGAGAACTCCTAGGGTGCGATCGCGTGCTCATTTATCGTTTCCTTGATGATTGGCGCGGCATCATGGATGTTGAAGCGGTCGTTCCTCCTTGGTTGTCGGCTCTTGGGGATGTCGTGGGAGATTCCTGCTTTACGGAACAGTATGTGGAAGCCTACAAGCGAGGTCGCATCCATGTAGTGAACAGCCTAGAGAAAGCCTCAGTTGCCCCCTGCTATCGCGATTTGCTAGCCCACTATCAGGTCAAAGCCAATTTGGTGGTACCCATCGTAGTAGAAGGACGGCTCTGGGGGTTACTCATCTGTCATCAATGTGCCCATCCCCGCAATTGGCAAGACAGTGAAATTGAACTGATTAAGCAAATTTCAACCCAGTTGGCGATCGCCATCCTGCAAGCGGAACTCTATCAAAAAGCTCAAAGGGAAATTCAAGAGCGCAAAGAAGTTGAAGCCCAGCTCCTTTACCAAGCCCGCCACGACCACCTTACCCATTTACCCAATCGCTGGCTCTTTGAGGATCAGGTACGTCTCAGCCTCAACCATGCCGCCGCGCACTCCGACTTTCACTACGCCGTTCTTTGTTTGGATCTGGACCGCTTCAAGACCCTCAATGATAGCCTAGGGCACGCCATTGGCGATTTGTTGTTGCAAGCATTTGCCAAGCGCCTAACTCGTTGTGTCAGTCCTCAAGATGTCGTAGCCCGCTTAGGCAGCGATGAATTTGCCGTGTTGCTCAACGACATTCAGGGCATAGAACAGGCTCAAGCTATTGCCCAAAGACTGCGGGAGCGCCTCAATCACCCCTTTGAAATAGATCACTACACCCTCTACACCACTGTCAGTATTGGCCTAGTGATGGGGGATGCCCACTACAAGAGCACTGAAGAACTGCTGCGGGATGCCGATATGGCCATGTACTACGCCAAAAGCAAAGGGCACAATCGCATTGATATCTTTGACCCCATGATGCTGCAACAGGTGCGCGATCGCCTGCATTTGGAAGTGGAACTGCGGCAAGCCATTGACCAGGGTGACTTTGCCCTATACTACCAGCCGATTATCAATCTCCGTAGCCAATCCCCTAGAGGTTTTGAAGCACTGGTCCGCTGGCAAAAGGAGGATACCCTCATTTCTCCCACAGTGTTTATTCCTGTTGCCGAAGAAACTGGTCTCATTTTTGAACTCTCCCGCTGGGTGCTGCGCAGTGCCTGTGAACAGTTACAACAGTGGCAGAAGCGCTACCCTAAACTGCGCTCCCTTGGCTTTACGGTCAGCATTAATCTATCAGCTAATCAATTTTCTTTGCCTACTCTTGTGGCTGAGATTGAGCAAGCCCTTGAGCACCACCATTTAGCTGGCCAATTTCTAAAGATTGAAATTACTGAGAGTACATTGATGCACCACTTGGACTCGGCCTGCGAAATTCTCACCAAGCTGAAGGCCATGGGGGTGCGTATTAACATTGATGACTTTGGCACTGGCTATTCCTCCCTGAGCTATTTGCGCAATCTTCCCCTCGATGGCATTAAAATTGATCGCTCTTTCATTTCCCAAATGGATCGCAGCCAAGAGGACCTTGAACTGGTGCGCACGATTTTGGTGTTGGCTCGCAATCTCCACCTCGACTGCATTGCCGAAGGCATTGAAAGCACAACTCAACTGCAACTCCTGCGATCGCTGCGCTGTCCCTTTGGGCAAGGCTACCTTTTTGCGCCGCCGCTGACGGCGGACAAAGCCGAGGTGTACCTCCAAAAGCACATCCTCTAAAGTGCTGCCAATCAAACCCCAGCCTACAGATTGGCAACAAATTCACTTGCCATTATTCCCAACACCCCTTAATCAAGTGGGCAAATGATGCCCATAGAGAGGCTTAATTACATTAGCTCAGGTTATAACTTTAATAAAAAACATTGTCTCAGTTTATAGTATAGACCCGTATCTTTTTGATGGGCTGTGATGATAGATTGTTTGCAATCCAAATTTCGGTCTTTCATCACCGCTAATTGGAAAACCTGTCCCAACCTGTCGGTTTGGGGATCCCTTTTTTTGTCAACTATTTACTGTTCTCGATATAGGTCACACTATGTCTCAATTGTCGCGTCGTCGCTTTTTAATGACCGCTACTGCTACCGCTGTGGGGGCGATCGCCCTCAAGGGATGTGCTCCCGCAGAAACTCCCCAAGGACAACAGCAGGGAGGGACAACAACAGGTGGACTAGAAACAGACACAATCAAATTAGGGTTTATTCCCATTGTGGAATCCGCTCCCCTGATTATTGCCAAAGAAAAAGGCTTCTTTGCCAAGCATGGCCTCACCAATGCTGAACTGTCGAAACAGGCCAACTGGGCCAGTGCCCGGGACAATGTGGTGATTGGTTCTGCAGGCGGTGGCATTGATGGCGGTCAGTGGCAGATGCCCATGCCCTACCTGATCAGCGAAGGCATCATCACCCTCAACAATCAAAAATTGCCAATGTACGTTTTGGCACAGTTAAATACCCAAGGGAACGGCATTGCCATTTCCGGTGCCAACAAGGGCAAAGGCTTACACCTAAAAATCGCCGACCCCGATTACATTAAAGGCTTTGCCGCTAAGAATGGCCGCAAGTTCAAAGCCGCTCACACCTTTCCCCACGTCAACCAAGACCTATGGATTCGCTACTGGTTTGCCGCCAATGGCATTGATCCCGATCGCGATATTGAACTCTTAGCCGTTCCCCCCGCTGAAACCGTTGCCGGGATGCGCAATGGCACAATGGATGCCTTTAGTACCGGTGATCCTTGGCCATTCCGCATTGTCAGCGATGATATTGGCTATATGGCCACATTGACCGCCCAGATATGGCCCTACCACCCTGAAGAGTACCTAGCCGTGCGAGCTGACTGGGTCGACAAACACCCCAAAGCCACTAAAGCACTTCTGAAAGCAGTCATGGAAGCTCAGCAGTGGT is a window of Thermosynechococcus vestitus BP-1 DNA encoding:
- a CDS encoding putative bifunctional diguanylate cyclase/phosphodiesterase; translation: MIENIPQSGEILYPHLAEIDYIRYQVHTCLYSHLTPGVVAQAKPNLLVLIAQGDDVLKAVQTLQQRYPHLPLIVIDPSDRPDLATQVLHSGAQDYLTIEELTPNLLARSIRHAIDRHQVEQQLLRQAQYDRLLVQITQHIHQSLELSTILETTVKDVRELLGCDRVLIYRFLDDWRGIMDVEAVVPPWLSALGDVVGDSCFTEQYVEAYKRGRIHVVNSLEKASVAPCYRDLLAHYQVKANLVVPIVVEGRLWGLLICHQCAHPRNWQDSEIELIKQISTQLAIAILQAELYQKAQREIQERKEVEAQLLYQARHDHLTHLPNRWLFEDQVRLSLNHAAAHSDFHYAVLCLDLDRFKTLNDSLGHAIGDLLLQAFAKRLTRCVSPQDVVARLGSDEFAVLLNDIQGIEQAQAIAQRLRERLNHPFEIDHYTLYTTVSIGLVMGDAHYKSTEELLRDADMAMYYAKSKGHNRIDIFDPMMLQQVRDRLHLEVELRQAIDQGDFALYYQPIINLRSQSPRGFEALVRWQKEDTLISPTVFIPVAEETGLIFELSRWVLRSACEQLQQWQKRYPKLRSLGFTVSINLSANQFSLPTLVAEIEQALEHHHLAGQFLKIEITESTLMHHLDSACEILTKLKAMGVRINIDDFGTGYSSLSYLRNLPLDGIKIDRSFISQMDRSQEDLELVRTILVLARNLHLDCIAEGIESTTQLQLLRSLRCPFGQGYLFAPPLTADKAEVYLQKHIL
- a CDS encoding CmpA/NrtA family ABC transporter substrate-binding protein — its product is MSQLSRRRFLMTATATAVGAIALKGCAPAETPQGQQQGGTTTGGLETDTIKLGFIPIVESAPLIIAKEKGFFAKHGLTNAELSKQANWASARDNVVIGSAGGGIDGGQWQMPMPYLISEGIITLNNQKLPMYVLAQLNTQGNGIAISGANKGKGLHLKIADPDYIKGFAAKNGRKFKAAHTFPHVNQDLWIRYWFAANGIDPDRDIELLAVPPAETVAGMRNGTMDAFSTGDPWPFRIVSDDIGYMATLTAQIWPYHPEEYLAVRADWVDKHPKATKALLKAVMEAQQWCDDKANRPELIQICSRREYFNIPGNILTPPYEGTYTMGDGQPNFNDFNIGPLYWRDPNGNSISYPYKSHDLWFLTENLRWGFNADKLKDFDNIKQMIGRVNRSDLWQEAAKELGIPAAEIPTTESRGVETFFDGIKFDPDNPQAYLDSLKIKVKS